Proteins encoded in a region of the Anopheles ziemanni chromosome 2, idAnoZiCoDA_A2_x.2, whole genome shotgun sequence genome:
- the LOC131294399 gene encoding uncharacterized protein LOC131294399 — translation MPALRALFNYSSHLESSIYQSAGQLNHLHPHSSTLHPTEQHSGIQATTVTPWSTPVPGGGLSPPFGPATENGSTLHQRHPFVHKLPQKKRKTMELIKSTPAAGSEQQPQQPQSNVYDEIRQEIDKMDPYAETITLTYHLRQFAELFLRRINDDQTLNTLFAHLNEAALADNKFAVKMATVFGSHQLGDAMIQETKIRNAMIGTLQQNFLAIERLKQSDPQRFYNSVTLLGEYYNRKKVLNGRRINILGQSLLLLLTSELEQEITKSAATQQQPPHQMDAEFAKLLLEQITLNGAVAKEDHRKEITDLLFTIRKALITVPNLCSRTKAFLLMALDLYHSNLPEDLFAKLYSKYLSEPQQPAVPTTTSTQSIESVREVPPSGESKQPTANGECTVRGQQEKSSPEAVVTPKATGIRANSNSRGTPAGVGKPPSPQNGARTIHDKENTRRSSSRTKAAPEKKTPPASQASKRNVRVSEDGKIVATITRDSPASPTKKAPPSPTVGTIRTERSPVKKGLSPRLERLAALPKITITCSTPSPKRQAGNTSATSPRAVLGVASAKQQQQLSPKQPPKSPIRPPTPKSVPEMQKSPGGNGQSRATLSSPAQGTNSVETNKSTKAPHDAGTLPPKECGVGGTEKHHENGKTTPKSSPSTEVSKELTNQMSNGRERINKSDSSSLHASNDAGNPPVLDNGVTGSVSNGTSDGTVKAENTQEAPEGALKPTVKSYFREDNMENLSWDAMNALDDDSPQKLNPHTKSFLSFLADH, via the exons ATGCCTGC ATTGAGAGCTCTGTTCAACTATAGCAGCCACCTGGAGTCTAGTATCTATCAGAGCGCGGGCCAGCTGAACCACCTACATCCCCACTCATCCACACTGCATCCTACTGAGCAGCACTCTGGTATCCAGGCCACGACCGTCACACCGTGGTCGACGCCAGTGCCCGGTGGTGGTCTGTCGCCACCGTTTGGCCCGGCCACTGAAAATGGTTCCACGTTACACCAGCGGCATCCGTTCGTG CATAAACTGCCCCAGAAGAAGCGGAAGACGATGGAACTAATCAAGAGCACGCCAGCTGCCGGATCGGAGCAACAACCGCAGCAGCCCCAATCAAACGTGTACGATGAAATACGGCAGGAAATTGACAAAATGGACCCGTACGCCGAAACGATCACGCTCACCTACCATCTGCGCCAGTTTGCCGAACTGTTTCTAAGGCGCATCAACGACGATCAAACGCTCAA TACTCTCTTCGCTCACCTCAACGAGGCGGCCCTGGCGGATAACAAGTTCGCCGTCAAGATGGCGACCGTGTTCGGCTCACATCAGCTCGGAGACGCCATGATACAGGAGACGAAAATTCGCAATGCCATGATCGGTACGCTGCAGCAAAACTTCCTCGCCATCGAGCGGTTGAAGCAAAGTGATCCGCAGCGTTTCTACAACTCCGTCACGCTGCTCGGTGAGTACTACAAccggaagaaggtgcttaacggCCGGCGCATCAACATCCTCGGCCagtcgttgctgctgctgctgacgtcCGAGCTGGAGCAGGAGATCACCAAAAGCGCTGCCACACAACAGCAACCACCGCACCAGATGGATGCCGAGTTTGCGAAGCTCCTGCTGGAGCAGATAACACTGAACGGTGCGGTGGCGAAGGAAGACCACCGGAAGGAAATCACCGATCTGCTGTTCACGATCCGCAAAGCCCTGATCACCGTACCCAATTTGTGTTCACGAACAAAAGCCTTCCTCCTGATGGCGCTCGATCTCTACCATTCGAATCTGCCGGAAGATTTGTTCGCAAAGCTGTACAGCAAGTATCTCAGCGAACCTCAGCAACCGGCGGTTCCAACCACAACTTCTACCCAATCAATTGAATCGGTTCGCGAGGTGCCGCCTAGCGGTGAATCGAAGCAACCCACGGCAAATGGAGAATGTACTGTTCGGGGGCAGCAGGAAAAATCATCACCGGAAGCGGTGGTCACACCAAAAGCCACTGGAATCAGGGCAAACTCCAACTCACGGGGCACACCGGCCGGTGTTGGGAAACCACCATCCCCCCAGAACGGTGCGCGCACAATCCACGACAAGGAAAACACTCGCCGGTCATCGTCACGCACCAAAGCGGCACCGGAAAAGAAGACACCTCCCGCGTCGCAAGCGTCCAAGCGAAACGTACGCGTCAGCGAGGACGGAAAGATTGTGGCCACCATTACCCGCGATTCACCGGCGTCGCCGACTAAGAAAGCGCCACCCTCGCCAACGGTCGGAACCATTCGGACGGAACGTTCGCCGGTAAAAAAAGGACTCTCCCCACGGTTGGAACGATTAGCAGCACTACCGAAGATTACCATCACCTGCTCGACGCCGTCACCGAAGCGGCAGGCGGGTAACACCTCGGCCACATCACCCCGGGCCGTTCTCGGTGTGGCGtcggcaaaacaacaacaacaactatcGCCAAAGCAACCACCTAAAAGCCCCATCCGACCGCCGACCCCGAAAAGCGTTCCGGAGATGCAAAAATCTCCTGGGGGTAATGGTCAAAGTAGGGCTACACTTTCATCACCCGCCCAAGGCACGAATTCGGTTGAAACAAATAAGTCAACAAAGGCTCCACATGATGCGGGAACTTTACCACCGAAAGAATGCGGCGTCGGTGGCACTGAAAAACATCACGAAAACGGTAAGACTACACCGAAGTCTTCGCCATCTACCGAAGTCTCGAAAGAACTGACTAATCAGATGTCTAATGGAAGAGAACGTATAAACAAAAGTGATTCATCTTCTCTACACGCCTCTAATGATGCAGGCAATCCTCCGGTCCTAGACAACGGTGTGACCGGATCTGTGTCGAATGGAACCTCCGACGGCACAGTGAAAGCTGAAAATACCCAAGAAGCTCCCGAAGGTGCACTGAAACCCACGGTGAAATCATACTTCCGGGAGGATAACATGGAAAATCTCTCCTGGGACGCCATGAACGCGCTCGACGATGACTCGCCGCAAAAGCTGAACCCTCACACGAAATCGTTCCTATCGTTTTTGGCCGATCATTGA
- the LOC131282725 gene encoding LOW QUALITY PROTEIN: protein Lilipod (The sequence of the model RefSeq protein was modified relative to this genomic sequence to represent the inferred CDS: substituted 1 base at 1 genomic stop codon) yields the protein MEEDEEHVSDIREQMFHNTIREHIIFMLLFLLLYLGSYALIIRFRRRDREDLFANDEDEFTVYRISLWLCTFSLAVAVGAALLLPISIASNEVLILYPNSYYVKWLNSSLIQGLWNYVFLFSNLALFVLLPFSYLFTESSGFSGHKKGIMARVYETFTVFSLLAFIVFATTYVISALRDPDRNNFQALFNLAKYHLPFLYSCVSFIGVLLLLVCTPMGFVRLFGVVGQVLVKPNLLRDVNEEYHVFNIEEVTVKRKLANVNLNIGKTSNRLMCLAYLFLHCILYLKQNXGTTLESIKLFERLRELESERKVLDKQRSSSALQRNLVYPIAMLLLLILTGITVLLVVQNTLELLIGIKAVPLSTRQFTLGITSLSKLGPLGATLEVCIITYLGVTSTVGLYTMPFMRNVRPQRRKTSLAQLISNCALVLILSSALPLLARILGITNFDLLGDFGEIEWLGNFMLVLLYNVIFGTAATLCLFNKFTATVRRELCARLVENYFIFLSYLTFIIN from the exons AtggaggaggacgaggagcATGTGTCCGACATACGGGAGCAAATGTTCCACAACACGATCCGAGAGCATATC ATATTTATGTTACTCTTTCTGCTGCTTTACTTGGGAAGCTACGCACTGATCATTCGGTTTAGGCGCCGCGATCGGGaagatttgtttgcaaatgacGAGGATGAGTTTACCGTCTATCGAATAAG TTTATGGTTATGCACCTTTTCCCTAGCGGTGGCGGTGGGTGCCGCCTTGCTGCTCCCGATTTCGATCGCCAGCAACGAGGTGCTGATCCTCTACCCGAACAGTTACTATGTCAAATGGTTGAACAGCTCACTGATACAGG GTCTCTGGAACTACGTGTTTCTGTTCTCCAACCTGGCGCTCTTTGTGCTGCTTCCGTTCTCCTATCTGTTCACCGAATCATCCGGTTTCAGCGGCCACAAGAAGGGCATTATGGCGCGCGTGTACGAAACGTTCACCGTCTTCTCGCTGCTCGCATTTATCGTGTTCGCGACGACGTACGTCATATCCGCGCTGCGCGATCCCGACCGGAACAACTTTCAGGCGCTCTTCA ATTTAGCCAAATATCATCTGCCATTCTTGTACTCGTGTGTGTCGTTCATAGGTGTACTTTTACTGTTAG TTTGTACCCCGATGGGTTTCGTAAGACTGTTCGGTGTGGTTGGACAGGTCCTGGTAAAGCCAAACCTTTTGCGTGATGTCAACGAAGAGTATCATGTCTTCAACATCGAGGAAGTCACCGTCAAGCGGAAGCTGGCAAACGTTAACCTTAACATAGGTAAGACAAGTAATAGGCTCATGTGTTTGGCATACCTTTTTTTACATTGTATACTATATCTAAAACAGAACTGAGGAAC CACCCTAGAGTCGATCAAGCTGTTCGAAAGACTGAGAGAGTTGGAGTCTGAACGTAAAGTGCTCG ATAAGCAACGGAGCTCGTCAGCGCTACAGAGGAATCTGGTTTATCCGATAGCGATGCTGCTATTGTTGATTCTCACCGGCATTACCGTGCTGTTGGTTGTGCAGAACACGCTCGAGCTGCTGATCGGCATCAAGGCAGTGCCGCTGAGTACGAGG CAATTCACCCTGGGGATAACCTCGCTCTCGAAGCTGGGTCCATTGGGGGCCACCCTGGAGGTTTGTATCATCACCTACCTCGGGGTAACATCCACCGTCGGGCTCTACACGATGCCCTTCATGCGCAACGTCAGACCGCAGCGGCGGAAGACTTCGCTAGCGCAGCTTATTTCGAACTGTGCCCTGGTGCTGATACTAAGCTCCGCGTTGCCATTGCTAGCACGTATATTAG GTATTACAAACTTCGATCTGCTCGGCGACTTCGGTGAAATCGAGTGGCTTGGGAACTTCATGCTCGTGCTGCTGTACAACGTGATCTTCGGGACGGCGGCCACGCTGTGTCTGTTCAACAAATTCACCGCCACCGTGCGGCGTGAGCTGTGCGCCCGGTTAGTGGAGAACTATTTCATCTTTCTTAGCTATCTAACGTTCATCATCAACTGA
- the LOC131293813 gene encoding SUMO-conjugating enzyme UBC9-B, with the protein MSGIAVARLGEERKAWRKDHPYGFVARPVKNTDGSLNLMTWECAIPGKKGTPWEGGSYKLRMLFKDDYPTSPPKCKFEPPLFHPNVYPSGTVCLSLLDEEKDWRPAITIKQILLGIQDLLNEPNVKDPAQAEAYTIYCQNRLEYEKRVRAQARAMAATD; encoded by the coding sequence ATGTCTGGAATCGCAGTTGCACGTTTGGGTGAAGAACGTAAAGCTTGGCGTAAGGATCATCCGTACGGATTCGTTGCCAGGCCAGTAAAAAATACAGACGGATCCCTGAACCTCATGACATGGGAATGCGCTATCCCCGGAAAGAAGGGAACGCCATGGGAAGGTGGTTCATACAAGCTGCGAATGCTTTTCAAGGATGACTACCCTACCAGTCCGCCGAAATGCAAGTTTGAACCTCCTCTGTTTCATCCGAACGTGTACCCGTCGGGAACAGTGTGTCTGTCGTTGTTGGATGAAGAAAAAGATTGGCGTCCGGCGATTACCATCAAACAGATTCTGCTGGGAATACAGGATTTGTTGAACGAACCAAACGTCAAAGATCCTGCCCAAGCGGAAGCCTACACCATCTACTGCCAAAACCGTCTAGAGTATGAAAAGCGCGTACGAGCACAAGCGCGCGCAATGGCGGCAACAGATTAA
- the LOC131281188 gene encoding ATP synthase subunit e, mitochondrial — protein sequence MADLGAPVRVSPLIRFGRWSFLVVGVAYGAYHQNRLAKREVGIREIEAQQKVIRDAKLAEEKKRNQEAEAKAIAELSAPTKK from the exons ATGGCTGATCTAGGTGCTCCCGTTCGTGTTTCCCCACTGATCCGG TTCGGACGTTGGTCGTTCCTTGTCGTCGGAGTGGCATACGGTGCTTATCATCAGAACCGCCTGGCCAAGCGGGAGGTTGGAATTCGAGAAATTGAAGCACAGCAAAAGGTCATCCGGGACGCTAAACTGGCCGAAGAGAAGAAGCGTAACCAGGAAG CCGAAGCTAAGGCCATCGCCGAACTATCTGCGCCCACCAAGAAGTAG
- the LOC131282818 gene encoding tetratricopeptide repeat protein 12, whose protein sequence is MMSKEDEESFEAGLSKVDEVMGILSLMTSGDKTKEQMGVAFADQFLGTDNRSKQMEQTNVENFIVRVNQERTVINRQADEPSLEQPMTQDKYAFMAEIERDAARRAAERREREQVAQGLRRSGNRAFRRGEYEKAINMYSKAIDQIRDSPILYNNRALAYIRIGLPKRAIIDCDFVLSKLDEKNLRSWIFRAQGYYALAETKAYEKSVAEARKHNPRELGYIDRIVREIEGKVGTAVLAEMGAGDHQTAEDEQAVRDGSPSGGAIGDGLDVGVRGFDRALPMDDVQSTSSGEHSES, encoded by the exons ATGATGTCCAAGGAGGACGAAGAATCCTTCGAGGCCGGTTTGAGCAAGGTGGATGAGGTAATGGGAATACTCAGCCTAATGACCAGCGGCGACAAAACGAAGGAACAAATGGGTGTTGCTTTCGCCGACCA ATTTCTCGGCACCGATAACCGCAGCAAACAGATGGAACAAACGAACGTGGAGAACTTTATCGTGCGCGTCAACCAGGAGCGAACCGTCATCAACCGGCAGGCGGACGAGCCATCCCTCGAGCAACCGATGACACAGGACAAGTACGCATTCATGGCCGAAATCGAGCGGGACGCGGCGCGTCGGGCAGCGGAACGACGAGAGCGTGAACAGGTGGCCCAAGGGTTACGGCGCTCCGGCAATCGAGCGTTCCGACGGGGCGAGTACGAGAAAGCAATCAACATGTACTCGAAGGCGATCGATCAGATTCGGGACAGCCCGATACTGTACAACAACCGGGCACTCGCCTACATCCGGATCGGGTTACCCAAGCGTGCGATTATCGATTGCGACTTTGTGTTGAGCAAGCTGGACGAGAAGAATCTACGCTCGTGGATCTTCCGGGCGCAGGGTTACTACGCGTTAGCCGAGACAAAGGCGTACGAGAAGAGTGTGGCGGAGGCGCGCAAGCACAACCCACGGGAGCTCGGCTACATCGATCGGATTGTGAGGGAAATCGAGGGCAAGGTGGGGACGGCGGTGCTCGCGGAAATGGGAGCGGGTGACCACCAGACAGCGGAAGATGAGCAGGCAGTTCGTGACGGATCGCCATCCGGAGGGGCCATTGGGGACGGTCTTGATGTTGGGGTGCGAGGATTTGATCGTGCTCTACCAATGGACGATGTGCAATCAACTTCATCCGGCGAACATTCAGAAAGTTAA
- the LOC131292827 gene encoding complex III assembly factor LYRM7, which produces MSSLRREALRWYKILQRTKNDVFAGDFRTITAARQRIREEFIKNKDITDEKEIQEKIKIAKDVEVELRSSVVQAVRKQPTVFEARITPDTKKMDNVMFDPDAEIPPPRSKKCSDKK; this is translated from the exons ATGAGTTCGCTACGACGAGAG GCTCTTCGGTGGTACAAAATACTGCAGCGCACTAAAAATGATGTGTTCGCCGGAGATTTTCGTACTATTACGGCAGCTCGACAACGGATCAGGGaggaatttatcaaaaacaaggACATCACGGATGAAAAGGAAATCCAAGAG aaaatcaaaattgcCAAGGATGTGGAAGTCGAGTTGCGCAGCTCAGTAGTGCAGGCGGTGCGGAAACAACCGACCGTATTTG AGGCGAGAATCACAcccgatacaaaaaaaatggacaACGTAATGTTTGATCCGGACGCCGAGATACCTCCGCCTCGAAGCAAAAAGTGCAGtgataaaaaatag